The following proteins are encoded in a genomic region of Phragmites australis chromosome 9, lpPhrAust1.1, whole genome shotgun sequence:
- the LOC133929748 gene encoding transcription factor WRKY45-2-like yields the protein MASPTHLQNVHSPLFMHVLALHPAPLPLALDHRDSIKERTGCELGAMDDALLQIQKAFHLASELMRELPATQNGPAYLAERCHGIVRAYVAAIGMLHPHGADVAAPPAHPFASEGASYRPQLDLVRPFLGAPPQLGHLLEWPFHTNVLGARAPEMCAGADGTGTSGGSVRRQSRSPPVQPRQGRRRRESGERMTVMVPAQRTGNTDLPPDDGYTWRKYGQKDILGSRHPRSYYRCTHKNYYGCEAKKKVQRLDNDPFVYEVTYCGNHTCLTSTTPLLTLPSVAASTAATNTVTNSPSGSAAIVTPDLVMTASEHPTPALSTSIQLGFSWMPSSLVGAGSTDGGEGSSAQVNVPTASGRDTEYPVVDLADVMFNSGSSGGSSMDAIFSAHDRRDS from the exons ATGGCCAGCCCAACTCACCTTCAAAACGTGCACAGTCCGTTGTTCATGCACGTCCTTGCACTCCACCCAGCTCCTCTTCCATTAGCACTTGATCATCGGGACAGCATCAAGGAGAGGACCGGCTGCGAGCTGGGAGCGATGGACGACGCGCTACTGCAGATCCAAAAGGCGTTCCACCTCGCCTCGGAGCTCATGAGGGAGCTCCCGGCCACCCAGAACGGCCCGGCCTACCTCGCCGAGCGCTGCCACGGCATTGTCCGCGCCTACGTCGCAGCCATCGGCATGTTGCACCCGCACGGTGCGGACGTGGCGGCACCGCCGGCTCATCCCTTCGCCAGCGAAGGTGCAAGCTACCGCCCTCAGCTGGATCTCGTCCGCCCGTTCCTAGGTGCTCCTCCGCAGCTGGGGCACCTGCTGGAGTGGCCGTTCCACACGAACGTGCTCGGCGCGCGAGCACCGGAGATGTGCGCCGGAGCGGACGGCACAGGTACGTCGGGCGGCTCGGTGAGGCGGCAGTCCCGGTCGCCGCCGGTCCAGCCTCGGCAGGGCAGGAGGAG GAGGGAGAGTGGGGAGAGGATGACGGTGATGGTTCCGGCGCAGCGGACGGGCAACACGGATCTGCCACCCGACGACGGGTACACGTGGCGCAAGTATGGACAGAAGGATATCCTCGGCTCCCGACATCCCAG GAGCTACTACAGGTGCACACACAAGAACTACTACGGATGCGAGGCCAAGAAGAAGGTGCAGCGCCTGGACAACGACCCATTCGTGTACGAGGTCACCTACTGCGGCAACCACACCTGCCTCACCTCCACAACGCCGCTCCTCACCCTCCCCTCCGTTGCCGCCTCAACCGCAGCGACCAACACCGTGACAAATTCCCCTTCTGGCTCGGCAGCAATCGTCACCCCAGACCTCGTCATGACGGCCTCCGAGCATCCTACACCAGCGCTATCCACGTCCATCCAACTCGGGTTCAGCTGGATGCCGTCAAGCCTCGTTGGAGCTGGCAGTACCGATGGCGGCGAGGGAAGCAGCGCCCAGGTGAACGTGCCCACCGCCTCAGGGAGGGACACGGAATACCCGGTGGTGGACCTCGCCGACGTCATGTTCAATTCCGGCAGCAGCGGGGGCAGCAGCATGGATGCCATCTTCTCTGCTCACGATCGACGTGATAGCTAG